The following coding sequences are from one Streptomyces sp. NBC_01294 window:
- a CDS encoding sulfite exporter TauE/SafE family protein, producing the protein MPEISTTMIIVLCVAAAAAGWIDAVVGGGGLLLLPALLLGLPNAHPATVLGTNKAVAIVGTAGAAVTYVRKAPVDVKLAVRIGAAALLGSMGGAALAGGISKDALRPLIMVVLVVVAGFVLFRPAFGAAPSASPVSRQRVLLAIGLAGLGIGFYDGLIGPGTGTFLVIALTALLHLDLVTASATAKIVNCCTNAGALAMFAYQGMVLWQLAALMAVFNLAGGMIGAGMALKKGSGFVRGVLLTVVGALVIKLGFEQWG; encoded by the coding sequence GTGCCTGAGATATCAACGACCATGATCATCGTGTTGTGCGTGGCGGCCGCGGCGGCCGGCTGGATCGACGCGGTGGTGGGCGGCGGCGGCCTGCTGCTCCTGCCCGCGCTCCTCCTCGGCCTGCCGAACGCCCACCCGGCCACCGTCCTCGGCACCAACAAGGCCGTGGCCATCGTCGGCACCGCCGGCGCCGCCGTGACGTACGTGCGCAAGGCCCCGGTGGACGTGAAGCTCGCCGTCCGCATCGGCGCGGCCGCGCTGCTCGGCTCGATGGGCGGCGCCGCCCTCGCCGGCGGCATCAGCAAGGACGCGCTCCGCCCGCTGATCATGGTGGTCCTCGTGGTCGTCGCCGGCTTCGTGCTCTTCCGGCCCGCCTTCGGCGCCGCCCCCTCCGCCTCGCCCGTCAGCCGGCAGCGGGTGCTGCTCGCCATCGGGCTCGCCGGCCTCGGCATCGGCTTCTACGACGGCCTCATCGGGCCCGGTACCGGCACCTTCCTGGTGATCGCGCTCACGGCGCTGCTCCACCTCGACCTGGTGACCGCCTCCGCCACCGCCAAGATCGTCAACTGCTGCACCAACGCCGGGGCGCTCGCGATGTTCGCCTACCAGGGCATGGTGCTGTGGCAGCTGGCCGCGCTGATGGCGGTGTTCAACCTGGCCGGCGGCATGATCGGCGCGGGCATGGCCCTCAAGAAGGGCAGCGGCTTCGTCCGCGGCGTGCTGCTGACGGTGGTGGGCGCGCTGGTCATCAAGCTCGGCTTCGAGCAGTGGGGCTGA
- a CDS encoding class F sortase has protein sequence MGGDFGRVRGSDRQPWPTAADRPGSGARSPARAARTPTARHGGLVVLAACIGFWLVTSGSREPVGPPLPSPAEALSAAGAVGPGIAPLPGSPPGRIRIPSIRVDAPLTGLGLARDGSLEVPPPDRPDLAGWYREGVTPGATGTAVIAGHVDDSAGPGVFYDLGALRRGAAIEIPRADGRTAVFTVHAVEVYDAKAFPDTRVYGPSTQAELRVITCGGGFSPRTGYRGNVVVFAHLTGTY, from the coding sequence ATGGGTGGCGACTTCGGTCGCGTCCGGGGCTCCGACCGGCAGCCCTGGCCCACGGCCGCCGACCGCCCCGGATCCGGTGCGCGCTCCCCGGCGCGGGCCGCCCGCACCCCGACCGCCCGCCACGGGGGACTCGTCGTCCTCGCCGCATGCATCGGCTTCTGGCTCGTCACCAGCGGTTCGCGCGAGCCGGTCGGGCCGCCGCTGCCCTCCCCCGCCGAGGCCCTGAGTGCCGCGGGCGCCGTGGGACCCGGCATCGCCCCGCTGCCCGGCTCCCCGCCCGGCCGGATCCGGATCCCCTCCATCCGGGTCGACGCCCCGCTGACGGGGCTCGGACTGGCGCGGGACGGCAGCCTCGAAGTGCCTCCGCCCGACCGGCCCGACCTGGCCGGCTGGTACCGCGAGGGCGTCACCCCGGGCGCCACCGGTACCGCCGTCATCGCCGGGCACGTGGACGACTCCGCGGGGCCGGGGGTCTTCTACGACCTGGGCGCACTGCGCCGCGGGGCCGCGATCGAGATCCCGCGGGCGGACGGCCGTACCGCCGTGTTCACGGTCCACGCGGTCGAGGTCTACGACGCGAAGGCCTTCCCCGACACCCGCGTGTACGGCCCTTCGACGCAGGCCGAGCTGCGGGTGATCACCTGCGGCGGCGGCTTCTCGCCGCGCACGGGCTACCGCGGCAACGTGGTCGTCTTCGCGCACCTCACCGGCACGTACTAG
- a CDS encoding gamma-glutamylcyclotransferase family protein produces MTPVERPQDPTAPLPFFVYGTLRPGEVNHDLFLRGRTAAEEPAVLLDAALYDGPGYPFAVHRPGSAVVGELITAAPRAYGELLAALDRLEEYGGPGRPGNIYDRIARPALLPDGTPVRAWVYLAAPLIARDLRESGTEIAGGDWFKRRNAPAE; encoded by the coding sequence GTGACACCGGTCGAACGGCCACAAGATCCGACCGCTCCGCTCCCGTTCTTCGTCTACGGGACCCTGCGCCCGGGGGAGGTCAACCACGACCTGTTCCTGCGCGGCCGCACGGCCGCCGAGGAGCCCGCCGTCCTCCTGGACGCCGCGCTCTACGACGGCCCCGGATACCCGTTCGCGGTCCACCGCCCCGGCTCGGCCGTCGTCGGGGAGCTGATCACGGCGGCGCCGCGCGCGTACGGGGAACTGCTGGCCGCGCTCGACCGGCTGGAAGAGTACGGGGGCCCGGGCCGCCCGGGGAACATCTACGACCGGATCGCCCGCCCGGCCCTGCTGCCGGACGGCACCCCGGTCCGTGCCTGGGTCTACCTGGCGGCCCCGCTGATCGCCCGCGACCTGCGGGAATCCGGGACCGAGATAGCCGGCGGCGACTGGTTCAAGCGCCGGAACGCGCCCGCCGAGTAG
- the dnaG gene encoding DNA primase produces MAGRINDDDVKAVRDAVPIDAVVSEYLQLRNAGGGNLKGLCPFHDEKSPSFQVSPSKGLYHCFGCQAGGDTLDFVMKIDHLSFSEAVERLAGLAGITLRYEEGGYTAGTSGRGDRIRLVEAHKAAALFYVDQLGSPEAEIGRKFLAERGFDQAAAAHFSVGYSPAGWDHLTRFLRGKGFTDKELITSGLAQDSRSGKPIDRFRGRLMWPIRDISGEVVGFGARKLRDDDNGPKYLNTPETAIYKKSQVLYGIDLAKKEIAKTSRAVVVEGYTDVMACHMAGVTTAIATCGTAFGGDHIKILRRLLMDNATAEVIFTFDGDAAGQKAALRAFEDDQKFAAETSITIAPGGMDPCDLRLAQGDAAVSGLVEARTPLFEFALRHIVSRHNLENPAGRAAALAEAAPVVASIKDLSIQHESAVQLAGMLGILDEPFVVKRVAQLARWARERGNQPQQQGRGRPQEAAPATPPPVGGGPALNLRSPAHRTERELLKLALQRPALVSPAFDAYGMDEFTAPPYAAVRQAILDAGGASQAADDYLARVRDAAPNDTVRAMVTELAVEAIHAKTVDEIYAGVQLVQVRLRAVDRRVLEIQGTMTRLSPQAPPEQHAAVQEELWVLQQYGRRLRNRGAEGL; encoded by the coding sequence GTGGCAGGACGGATCAACGACGACGACGTGAAGGCGGTACGGGACGCGGTCCCGATCGACGCCGTGGTCTCCGAGTACCTCCAGCTGCGCAACGCGGGCGGCGGCAACCTCAAGGGCCTGTGCCCCTTCCACGACGAGAAGTCCCCGTCCTTCCAGGTCAGCCCCAGCAAGGGCCTGTACCACTGCTTCGGCTGCCAGGCGGGCGGGGACACCCTCGACTTCGTCATGAAGATCGACCACCTCTCCTTCTCGGAGGCCGTCGAGCGCCTGGCCGGCCTGGCCGGCATCACCCTGCGGTACGAGGAGGGCGGCTACACCGCCGGCACCAGCGGCCGCGGTGACCGCATCCGGCTGGTCGAGGCGCACAAGGCCGCCGCCCTGTTCTACGTCGACCAGCTCGGCAGCCCCGAGGCGGAGATCGGCCGCAAGTTCCTCGCGGAGCGCGGCTTCGACCAGGCCGCGGCCGCGCACTTCAGCGTGGGCTACAGCCCGGCCGGCTGGGACCACCTGACCCGCTTCCTGCGCGGCAAGGGCTTCACCGACAAGGAACTCATCACCTCCGGGCTCGCCCAGGACAGCCGCAGCGGCAAGCCCATCGACCGCTTCCGCGGCCGGCTGATGTGGCCGATCCGCGACATCAGCGGCGAGGTGGTCGGCTTCGGCGCTCGCAAGCTGCGCGACGACGACAACGGCCCGAAGTACCTGAACACGCCCGAGACTGCGATCTACAAGAAGTCCCAGGTGCTGTACGGCATCGACCTGGCGAAGAAGGAGATCGCGAAGACGTCCCGGGCCGTGGTGGTCGAGGGCTACACGGACGTGATGGCCTGCCACATGGCCGGGGTCACCACCGCGATCGCCACCTGTGGCACCGCCTTCGGCGGGGACCACATCAAGATCCTGCGCCGGCTGCTCATGGACAACGCCACCGCCGAGGTGATCTTCACCTTCGACGGCGACGCGGCCGGGCAGAAGGCGGCCCTGCGCGCCTTCGAGGACGACCAGAAGTTCGCCGCGGAGACCTCGATCACCATCGCCCCCGGCGGGATGGACCCGTGCGACCTCCGCCTCGCGCAGGGGGACGCGGCCGTGTCCGGCCTGGTGGAGGCCCGGACACCGCTGTTCGAGTTCGCCCTGCGGCACATCGTGTCGCGGCACAACCTGGAGAACCCGGCGGGGCGGGCGGCCGCGCTGGCCGAGGCAGCGCCGGTCGTAGCGAGCATCAAGGACCTCTCGATCCAGCACGAGTCGGCGGTCCAGCTGGCGGGGATGCTGGGCATCCTCGACGAGCCGTTCGTCGTCAAGCGGGTCGCGCAGCTGGCGCGGTGGGCCCGGGAGCGCGGCAACCAGCCGCAGCAGCAGGGCCGGGGCCGCCCCCAGGAGGCGGCCCCCGCCACGCCGCCGCCGGTCGGCGGCGGACCCGCCCTGAACCTGCGCAGCCCCGCCCACCGCACCGAGCGGGAGCTGCTCAAGCTGGCGCTCCAGCGGCCTGCGCTGGTCTCCCCCGCGTTCGACGCGTACGGGATGGACGAGTTCACCGCCCCGCCCTACGCGGCCGTGCGCCAGGCGATCCTGGACGCGGGCGGTGCCTCGCAGGCCGCCGACGACTACCTGGCCCGGGTCCGCGACGCCGCCCCGAACGACACCGTCCGCGCGATGGTCACGGAGCTGGCGGTGGAGGCCATCCACGCGAAGACGGTGGACGAGATCTACGCCGGCGTCCAGCTGGTCCAGGTCCGCCTGCGTGCCGTCGATCGCCGGGTCCTCGAGATCCAGGGCACCATGACCCGCCTGAGCCCACAGGCCCCGCCGGAGCAGCACGCCGCGGTCCAGGAGGAGCTGTGGGTGCTCCAGCAGTACGGCCGGCGGCTGCGCAACCGCGGCGCCGAGGGCCTGTGA